A region of the Burkholderia savannae genome:
GAGCGTCGTCTGCAAGTTCGAATGCGATTCGCTCATCGTGCGCAGCAGCGCAGCGGTATGTTGCTCGAACGCGGCGGCTTGAGCGGAGATGTCGCGCGAGGTTTGCGTGAGCGCGTCGCAGATTTCCTGTTGCCGGTTCGCGGCGTGCACGCTCGTTTGCTCCCATTCGGTGCCGAGCTTCGCGGCCATCGTTGCGAGCGAATCGGTCCACGCGGCCAGGCGCAGCTCGTCGCGCGACGCCAGATCCTTCTGCAGATCCGCATGCGATTGGCCCACCGTGCGCAGCAGCGCGGCCGAGTGCTGCTCGAACGTCGCGGCGGCCGCGTCGAGCGCCTGCCGGTTGCGCTCGGCCAGCGTCTCGTTGGCCCGCTCCTGACGCGACAGCGCGTCGTTCCACGCCGCGGACACGCTGCCCGCCGTCGCGTCGAGGCGCGCCGAGACGCCGTCGAGCAGGCCCGCCGAGCGTTGCTCGAACGATTCGACGAAGCGGTCCGCCGAGCCGTGCAGGCGCTGCGCGAGCGCGTCGCTTGAGCGCTGATGTTCGTCGAGCGCGTTGCGCCAGACGTTCGCGACGTTCGTCGCCGTCGCGTCGAAGCCGGCCGACAGCCCGTCGAGCTGCCGCTGCACAGCCTGCGCGACGGCGTCGTGGAGCGCGGTCGTCTCGCGTGCGAGCGCCGCCATCGTGGTTTCCATGACGGGCTGCAACGCCGAGCCGGCCACGCGCGCGCTCTCGGCGGCGCTGTCCTTCAGCGACTGCCCGACCGACGACGCGAGGCGCGCATACGTCTCTTCCGCCTTGCCGAGAAACGCTTGCTGGCCGGCGATCTGCCGCTCGGCCGACGCAATGCCTTGCTGCTCGAGCGTCGTCATCATCGTCTGCAGCCGATCGACCAGCGTGGGCATCATGTCGGCCTGCCGCTGCAGCAGCCTGAAGGTCTCGTCGCGCTGATGGGCGTGCGAGTGCACGCGCAGCGTCGTCGCGATCTTCGCGTCGAGCGCCTGCGCGGCCTGGAGCCGCTCGCGCCGGCAAAGCGCGGACAGGAGGCCCAGCATCGCGGACGCGGACACGCCGGCGATCGAGGTGCCGAACGCGAATCCGAGCCCCTTGACGGGCGCGGCGAGCGACGCGCGGATCGCATGCAGGTCCGTCGCGCTCTCGAGCGCGGCGCCGGTGCCCCGGAGCGTCATGACCATGCCGAGGAGCGTGCCCAGCATGCCGAGCAGCACGAGCAGGCCGACCAGATACGGCGTCAGTGCGGGGCCCGGCAGCGCGACGCGCTCGCCTTCGACGCGCAGGCGCACCGCGTGGCGCAGGCTCGGATGCAGCCGTTCGAGCCACGCCCGCAATTCGGACGGCGGCTCGGACAGGTCCGCGACCGCGTGCGCGAGCGTGGACGTGGCCTGCTGATAGCGGCGCAGTTCGAGCGCGCCGGCAAGATAGCAGGCGGCGATCACGACGGTCACGGCGAGCGCGAGCGGATTCGACGCGGCATAGCCCGCGCCGATCCAGCAGACCGCGGCGAGACCGGCGAAAAAGAAAACGAGATGAACGTGATGTCTGGACATGGGGGCCCGGTTAGCTGGCGCGAAGGGCGGCGAGCAGCCCTTCGACCGGTTGAAAACGAACTTCCAGCTCGGTGAGCAGCACGCTTTGCATATCCTTGCGGAACGCGTCGAGCCACGCGCCCGGCGTGGCCGCGGCGGCGTTCACGGCGGCGTTGGCTTCGGCGTCGGCAAGGCGTTGCTGCTCGGCCCGGCGCAGGCGCTCGAAATACGCGCCGAGCAGCTTCGGCACGCACGCGAGCAGGCTCCGCTCGCGCACGGCGAGCGCGCGCTCCATCGTCGCGTCGAGCACCGCGAGCCGGGCGAGGGCGGGCGTGCGGGCGGCCATCGTCTGCCGCAGGCGGCCGCGCAGGTCGCCGATGTCGATCTCCATCGCCTGCTGCATCGACAGGTAGTCGTGGCGAAAAAGCGTGAAATCGGCGGGCGCGTCCGCCGCCGCGTCGCGGGCGGCGGACGGCGCGACGCTGTCGCGTCCGGCGGCGAGCGCGCCCGTGCGGGCGATCGCTTTCGCGAGCGACGCGCGCACGCGCGCGCATTGGCCGCTTGCGTTGTCGCGGTCGCCGTCGCCGTCGGCGCGCGCGCCGGCCGCCGCGGCGGGCGGACTCATGCCGAGCGCCGACGACAGCGCGATCGCGTCGGTCCACGCGAGCCATTGGCTCAGCCGGTCCGACAGCGACTGCCTGGATTCCGGCACGTCGGCGTCCGCCAGGCGAGCAAGCAAGCGGATCAGCGCCGGTCCGCCGAGCGCTCTATGTTGCGGGGCTTGCACCATGCCACGAGTGTCAGTTTCGAAAAAAGGCAGCAGTTTACACGTTGGCGAGGGGCGGGCCGCCACTTCTTGGCGATCGGCGAGGCCGACGGGCGTCGATGCCTGATGCCGCGGGCGGGCGGATCATCGTGTCGGGCCGCGCGCAAACGCGCGCGATCGCGCGTGGGGAAGCCGGTTCTCAGCCGGGCGCGCGAGCGAAGGTGGGTGTGGTCCGCCTGCCGGCGCGCCCGTTGTCGACGGTATTTCGGCTGCATTTCGGCTGCATTTCGGCTGCATTTCGGCTGCATTTTTGCGGCATTCGGCTGCAACTCGCCGAAGACGCGGCTTGCGCGCGGCGGTCGGGATGCGGTCGGCGTTCTCGATGCGCGCGCGGTGTTCGCGCGCACGACGCCCGTCGACCGCTTCGGCGCGACGCGGATCTCGGCGGGCGACTGCGCGCCAACCGTTGGGCGTCAGCGCCGTTCGTGTCCGGCGGACGTTCGCCGGGCGGGCCGGCAGCAACCGCTCGCGCGCATGCACGCCCGGGGATTGCGCGCTTGCGCGCCCGAGCGATCACGGATCGCGGCGCATGCGTCATCGAACGCGATCGCTCGGCGGCGGCGCGGCAAGCGCGGACGCACCGCGTGTTCGCGCGGACGTTGCGCGCCGCGCACGCTCAATGCCGATCGATCAGCGTCGCCCGTTCGTTCGAGTACCGGTTGCCGTGCACCGTGACGCCCGCGAGCGCGCGCTCGATCTCGCGAAGATCCTCCGGCGTCAGCTCGATCGCCGCCGCGTCGACGTTCTCATCCAGACGATGCAGCTTGCTCGTGCCGGGAATCGGAACGATCCACGGCCTTTGAGCCAGAAGCCACGCGAGCGCGATCTGGGCGGGCGTCGCGTGCTTGCGCCGCGCGATCTGGTCGAGCCGGGCGACGACGCCGAGGTTCGACTCGCGCACGCCGGGCGCGAAGCGGGGAGACGCGCGGCGGGGATCGTCGCGCCCGAACGTCGTGCTTGCGGTGATCGCGCCGGTCAGAAAGCCCTTGCCGAGCGGGCTGAAGGAAACGAAGCCGATGCCGAGCGCGTCGAGCGTCGGCAGGATCGCCGTCTCGGGCTCGCGCCACCACAGCGAGAACTCGCTTTGCAGCGCGGCGACGGGCTGCACCGCGTGCGCGCGCCGGATCGTCTGCGCGCCGGCTTCCGACAACCCGAAATGCCGGACCTTGCCTTGCCGGATGAGATCCTGCACGGTTCCCGCGAGGTCCTCGATCGGCACGTCCGGGTCGACGCGATGCTGGTAGAAGAGATCGATGTAGTCGGTCCGCAGGCGCGTCAGGGCGGCGTCGGCGACCGCCCGGATACGCGCCGGACGGCTGTCCGGGCGCGCGCGAAGCTCGCCGTCGCGAAATCCGAACTTAGTCGCGATCACGACCTCGCGGCGAAACGGCGCGAGCGCTTCGCCGACGAGCGTCTCGTTGGTGTGCGGGCCATAGGCTTCGGCGGTGTCGAAGAACGTCACGCCGCGCTCGAACGCCGCTCGCACGATTCCGATCGCGTCCTGCCTGCCGGGCGCCGGCCCGTAGGCCGCGCTCAACCCCATGCAGCCGAAGCCCATCGCCGACACTTCCAGGCCGCCAGCGCCGAGTTTGCGTTTTTCCATTTCCGTCTCCTTGGGCCCGCCGGGCGGGCCCGGCCGCTGATCGGCCGCTTCGTCATGCGCAACGCGCGGCCGCGGCGCGAGCGTGCTTCGTCACGCGCGTGATGCAGATGAGGCTGATGACCGCGGCGCCGCACACGTAGAAGCCGGGCGCGATCTTCGAGCCGGTCGACGCGATCAGGTAGGTGATGAGAAACGGCGTGAAGCCGCCGAACGTCGCCGCGGTGAAGTCGTGCGCGATCGACACGCCCACCGTGCGGATCGACGGCGGAAACAGGTCGCACAGCAGCGCGGGCATCGGCGCCTGATACGACGTCATCAGCAGGCCGAGAACGAACTGGCTGATCAGAAGCGACGCGATCCCCGGATGCGACACGACGAACTCGAACGCCGGGATCACGATCAGCGCGATCAGGATCGCGCCGGTGCGCATCACGCGCAGCCGCCCGAATCGGTCCGACAGGCGGCCGAACACCGGCGAGAACGCGGCTTGAACCACGCCCGTCAGGATGGTCGCGGCGAACGCGCTCGTCTGCGGCAGGCCGAGCGTGCGCACCGCATAGGTCGGAAGATAGTAGGCGAGCGCATATGACGACACCGACACGAGCACGAACGTGCCGATCGATAGCACGCAGAGCGCCGGATGCTCGCGGATCGCTTCGCGCACCGGCGTCGCGTGTCGCGGCGCGATCGTCTTGTCGTTGACCTCGGGGACGTTGCGCCGCATGTACACGGCGACCGGAATGATCGCGAGCCCGATGAAGAACGGGATGCGCCAGCCCCAGTGCAGGATCTGCTCCGAGGTCAGCGACGCCGAGATGACGACGCCCGTCAGCCCCGCGAACACCGACGTCAAGCCTTGCGCCGCGATCTGGAAGCTCGAGTAGAATCCCCGATCCGCGGCGGGCGCGCGCTGCACGATGAACGTGATGCCCGAGCCGTATTCGCCGCCCGAGGAAAAACCCTGAACGAGCCGGGCGATCACCATCACGGCCGTCGCGGCGCCGCCGATCGACGAATAGGTCGGCGTCAGCGCGATCATCGCCGTGCCGAGTCCCATCAGCGTCACCGTGAGCGTGAGCGCGGCCTTCGCGCTCACCCGGTCCGCGTACGAACTGAGCACGAGCGCGCCGAGCGGCTTCACGAGATACGAGCCGCCGAACGTGCCGACGGTCGCGAGCAGCGAGACGAGCGGATCGGAATGCGGAAAGAAGAGCTTCGAGATCGTGACCGAGAAGTACAGGTACGCGAACAGGTCATACCATTCGAGCGTCGTGCCGATGACGGCGGCGGCGATCGCCTTTTTTTCGACGGGCCGGATGGACGCCATGTCTGCCTCGCAGGCGGAGGGCCGAACGTATTGCTCTAGCATATTCACGAAATGCCCCGAAGGTGGATGGCGGCGATGCGGGCGGCCCGCGCCGCCGCCGGTCGGCGGTTAGTCGAGCTTGCTCGCCTGAGGTCCGGATACCGGAATCTCCATGCGATCCGAGCCGAAGAAGATGTTGCCGCTGTAGATCCGGCTCATCTCGACGATGACGCGCTCGCGCACGCCCGGCTTGTCGAACTGCTCCGTCACGTGCGAGATGACGAGATTCTTCGCGTTTGCCTGCCGGGCCGCCTGCGCCACCTCGAGATGGCCGGCCGTGAAAGCGGCGAACGTCCTGCTGGGCGCGGTGCCGCTCAGGTAGTGGCACATGTGCACGAGCACGTCGCAATCCTTCGCGAGCCGATCGAGCGCCGGGCACGGGCCGGTGTCGCCCGAATACACGATCGACTGGCCGTCGTGATCGATTCGATAGCCGTACGAAACGAGATGGGGCGCGAAGTGATTCACGGCAACGGCCTGCACGGTCCATTCGTTTTCAGTAACCGTCGCGAGCGGCGACAGCTCCGTGACGACCGGCCGCGGCCGCGCGCGCGCGCCTTCGCCGCCGCGCGCGCGATACACGTCGATGCTCGCCTGGTTCTCCGTGCGCGAAACGAGATCCGGGCCGAAAGCGCCGTCGTCGCCGAACAGGCGATCGGTGATTTTCCGCAGCGGCGGCGGCCCGTACACCTTCAGCTCCGGGATTCTGCCCGCGCCCTGATCCCACCGCGTGAGCAGAAGCCGCGGGTAGTCGCCCATGTGATCGTAGTGGTGATGGCTGAAGAACGCATGCGAGATGCGCGTCGCGGGAACGCCGAGTTCGAGCAGGCGATGGTGCGAGCCGAATCCGTGATCGAACACGATGTAGTCGCCGCCCGCTTCGACGAGATAGCCCGAGCACATCCGGCTGGTTGAGGGCGTGGGCGTGCCGGTGCCCAAGAGCCACAGTTTCATCTGACCTCCAAGTCACGAGTCGTGGTGCGTGCCGCACCTGTGAGCCCGATACTAGTTCGGCCATATAACTCGGCATTGAAATATACTGAACGCGCGATAACCAAATGGAAACGCCATGCGAAGCCGGGACGAGCAGCTGTTGGCCGCGTTGACGCAGCGGCTGAAAGCGCGGCACTTCGTGCTGCTGTCGTCGATTCATCGCCATCGTACGCTGCGCAAGGTGGCCGACGAGATGAACCTCAGCCAGCCGGCGATCACGAAGGCGTTGCAGGAACTGGAGGAGATCGTCGGTGCGGCGCTCTTCGAGCGGACCGCGCGAGGGCTCGTGCCGACGCCGGCCGCCGACATGCTCGTGTCGCGAAGCGCCGCCTTCCTGGCGGATCTGCGCAATCTCGCGGGCGATCTCACGGCGATCGAGGACGGCTTTCACGGCGTCGTGAGGATCGGCGTCATCCATTTCATTGCGTACGGCATCCTGACGAAAGCGATGGATGCGCTGCGGGAGCGCGGATTCAACTATCGCTTCGCGGTGCGCGACGGCGACACCGATACGGTGGTCGGCATGCTGCGGCGTCACGAGATCGACTGCGCGATCGCGCGGCTCACGCACGAAAGCGCCGGCGAGATCGAGCAGGAGGTCCTCTACGTTCAGCAGCCCGTACTGCTTTCGAGCCGCGGCTACCGCGCTCCGAAGGGCCGGGGCGCGACGATCGACGCGGTCGCCGGCGCGCAATGGGTCCTGCCGCCGAAGGCCACGCCGACGCGGCGCGCGTTCGACGAGATGCTCGTCAGGCGCGGCGTCGTGATCGGCGAGCCGCTCGTCGAAACGACGTCGGTGACGGTCATCGAGGCCGTGCTGGCCGCGAACGACGAAGCCGTCACGATGCTGCCGCGCGACCTGGCGGAGGAAGTCGCGCACGGCGGCGCGTGCCGCATCCTGCCGATCGATCTCGATTTCGCGCTGCCGGCCGTGTGCCTCGTCACGCGGCAGGACATGGCGGGCGACCGGACGCTCGACGCGCTCAAGCGCGCGATCCGGGCGGCCGCGGCGTAGCGGCGCGGCGGCGCGAACGACGTGTTCCGGATACTTTGCGGATGGGGGCGACGCGCATCGGGGCGACGTCGGCGAGCTGCCCGCCGATGAGCCGCTCTCGCGCCGCGTATGCGTCATGCATGCGCACGCGATCGGCTAAGATACGCCCCGCCGAACTTTTCCCCGACCATACGGAGTGACAGCAGTGATTCAGCCGACCCGCGCATTCAAGGACAACCTCGCCCAATTGCCCGCCATCGACGGCATCGAGCGCATCGATCTCGTCGACGCGAAGGGCGCGGTGGTGGCGAGCATCGAGAACAAGCCGGGCAAGCAGGGCTCGCTGGCCGTGTATCACTATCTGCGCGAGACGTTCGGCGCGCTCGACGCCGACGCCGCCGAGCACGGCCTCGCGGTGTTCGCCGAGCACACCGCCGATGCGCGCGACCGTCCGGGCGCGCATCCGAACGTCGACCGGCTGCTCGCGATCGCGGCGGGCGGCGAGGCGCTGCGCATCGACGTCGTCGCGCGAGCCTGAACGGTGCGCCGCGCGCCCGGGCTTCGCGTCGGGCCGCGCCGCGCGCCCGAGCGCCGCGACGTCACCGGCTGAGCAGCACGGTCGGATTCGCGGGCATGCCGTTCCACACCGTCGGTGTGTCGAGCAGCTCGATCTTGCCGATGGGCTGGTCGCCCGGCACGTTGATCGCCCACACGCGCAAGCTGCTGCCGCTGAGCGGATTGGCCGCGTTGGCGTTGTCGACGGTGGGCGTCCACCACGCACGGAATCCGCCCTGCAGCACGCGATACGCGCGGCTGCCGTCCGCATACGTGACGCGCAGCGTGTAGTCGCAGCCGCTGCCTTTGCAGTACCACGGATACGTGCCCTTATCGACGGTGATCGCCTGGCGGTCCGCCGCGGAGGTCGGATCGAACGTCGCGATCAGGTTCCCCGTGTACGTGAACGGCGGATAGATGTACGACGCGCCCGCCGAACCGGCCTTGCTGAAGCTCACGATGATCGTGTGCACCGGCACGCCGGTTCGCACGGGCAGATTCTGGTTGACGCCGTAGAGCCCCTTGCCGTCGGTCGTCGGCGTGTACGGCGCGCGCGCCTGCGCGGCCGCGTCCCACTTGCTGTAGCCGCTGGGCGAAGCGGGATCGATCAGCACGCGCGATTCGATCCATGCCTGCATCCGGCCCGTGTTGTAGTCCGAGAACGTCGCGAACTTGTAGCCGCTCGATTGATCGCCGGCGCCGCTTTGCATGGGGTCCTGCTTGTAGCAGCGGCCCTGCGCGTCGACCTGATGCGAGCTCGCGCACTTCGCATGGCTCGACGCGGTGGCGGGCACGAGCACGTCGAGGAACTCGCGGCGGTTCGGGTCGTAGCCCCACGCCGATCCGTTCAGGCTGCCGCCCGCGTACGGATAGGCGCCCTTCGCATATTCGTCTCCCGCGTGGCCGAGGCCGAACGCGTGCCCCTGTTCGTGAATGAAGATGCCGGTGTAACGATGATCGCCGACCGACGCGCCCGAGCCGACGCCGCCCAGTCCGCCGCCGAGGTTCGCGAACTTCCCGCTCGAATTCAGCGCGAGCAGCGGCGCGTAGTACTGATCGTTGAGTGCGCCGTCGCCGTTCGCGGTGCGCATGCTCGAAATCAGCGTGAGCATCGCGCTCATCACGCCGTAGCCGTCCTTCTGCTGATCGAGCGCGGTCACCGCATAGGCGGGCTGAGCCGCGCCGGCGCGATCGGCGCGCGGACCGACGACGACCGTCGCGAGGCTGAAGCGCCCGGCCGGGTGCGTGCGGACCTTCACGTCCGACGTCGGCCATTTCGCGGAGATCTCCTGCTGCGTGGCGGCGTCGGGCGCCTGCGTCGCGGACAGCGGCGGCGAATTGGCGTCGTCGGCGCCGAACAGATAGAACGGCAGGATCGTCAGTTGCACGTCGGCGTCGGTGCCGAACACCGGGGCCTGCGCGACGCTCGGCGTGTAGTTGGCCGCCGACACGCTGAACGAGACGCTCGGCACCATCCACGCGGCGGGCACGACGGCGCTCCAGCGGTCGCCCGCATACGCGCGGCCGTTGGACTCGGTCGGCGGCAGCGCGGACGGCGGGTTCAGCGCCAGCGCGCCGAGCTTCGCGCCGTTGCGCCACGCTTGCAGGACGGGCTGCGCGGCGTCCGCCTGGCCGATGGCGACCAATGCGAGCGCGTCGCGCCCGCCGATCAGGCGAAGCCTCGTGCTGGCATTCGGGAGCGCCCAGCTCAAGCCGCCGCTCGGCACCACGTGAGTCTGCGCGAATTCCAGCTTGTCGATCGAGATCTGCCCGATCGACGTGCTGCTGGAAGGCGGCGTGGGCGTGACGCCCGGCGTATTGCCGGCCGTTTCGGGGGCGTTCGTCGTCGCGGGCGCGGCGGGTGCGGCGGCGCCGTTCGCATTCGACGCATCGGAGGAGCCGTCGCCTCCGCACGCGGCGAGCAGCAGGGCGGAAAGCGAAGCGGCGAGGGCGGCTCGCGACGTGATGCGAGTGGTCGTCATGTGCGTTGTGTCGTTGTTGGAAAAGGGGTGGTGGAGCGTGTGCGGCAGATCGGCCGTCGGTCGGGCCGGGGCCGGGACGGCGGTCTTCTCGCGCGTGTCGTTTCTCGTTTCTCGAATCGATTCGATTCGATTCGATTCGATTCGGCCCGGCTCGGCTCGTTTCGAAGCGCCGCCGTCACCGCGGCATCGGCACCGGATGCGCGGACGCGGCGTCGAACGGGAAGGCTGAAGCGTGCCGTGACGTCGGCGCGGGCGTGTTCTTCATTTGCTCTGTACTCCGGATGACATGCGGAACGTGAAATCCTGCGCATGATAAACGCAACGCATCGTGAAGATATTGACGCGTCGTGCATGTCGTCGCTCGGTGCTCCTCGCTCGGTGCCCGATGGTCGTCGCGGATGTCGAAAACGGGGCGCGCCGTTCAGACATGTTCGGCATGTCCAAGCATGGCCTGCGGCGAGCGTGCGATGCGCGCATTCGACGAAGCCCGCGTCGCAGCGCATGGCGCATGAGCGATTGCGCGTCGGTCGGCACGGTTTCGTCGCGCGCCGTGGCGATCATCGTGGGCGATCGGATTCGAACGAGATCGCGCAGGCGCCTGGTCATGGCGCGCCGGCTAATCGGCGGCGATCTGTGCGATGGCGAATGATCGATTGCCGGGCGCGGTGTGCGCCGTGAATCTCGAGCGCGTCGTTTCCGCGAGCAAGCGGCGGCGGCCGCATCGAGCGTGATTGCCGATTCTTGGATCGATGCGCGGGATCGTTCGGACGACTTGTCGGCGTGGGCGTTGAATGCGGGAGACGGCGGGCGGTTCGGCTCGAATGGTCGGTGCGCGAGCGCCGCTTTTCACGCGGGCGGCGCGCACCCGAGCGACGCGCGTGGTCCGCCGCGGCAGCGGCGAGATGGGCCGCTCATTGGCCGCTCATGGGCGCGACTCGGCTGCGGCCGCGCGGGCTTCCGCAACATCCGATGCCGCTCTAGACGACCGGTCTAATTGTGCTATGATGCGCGCCATGATCTTTCGCTCGACTGCGCACGTGCGCCGCGCGTCCTGAACGCCGCGACGCGAGGCCGATCGCGCTTCCGCACTGGGTTTTGGCGGGCTGGCTCGAGCGAAATGCTCGCGGCGGAGGACATCCCGAAAGAGGTGCTCCGCCGCTGCCTCGATTTGACGGAGGCTTTGTAGGAAGCGTTCGGCGGAGCGCGGTCCGGCGCCTGTTCGGGCGGCTGCCTCGCGCGTCGCGCGCGCGGCTGGCCGGCCGGGGCGGGCGCGGTGCACTCGAGGCGCGCGCAGGCGCAACGGGCCGAACACTCGGCACGGCGACGATGCGGAGTGTGTTGACGCGCGGCTTCGACGCGGGCCGCGAATCGTCGCGCGTTACGCGGCCAGCGTCGAAGCCTCGCGCGCTGATGGTTCGCTCGAGCGGATCGCACGCCGGTGCACGGCGGCCTGCGGCGCTGCGTTGGCAGGCTGTTGAAAAGCCGGCTTGCGAGGTGCTCGCACGTGGTTTTCGGGGATGGTCTCACACCCCTTGCCCGAGTCGCACGAGCGGTTTTTCGTGCGTTCCGAGAGGTCGACAAGTTGTGTTTTGCCGCCCCCTCGCAGAAAGAATTTCAACGGCGCGCCGGGCACGGCGGCCCG
Encoded here:
- a CDS encoding DUF802 domain-containing protein — encoded protein: MSRHHVHLVFFFAGLAAVCWIGAGYAASNPLALAVTVVIAACYLAGALELRRYQQATSTLAHAVADLSEPPSELRAWLERLHPSLRHAVRLRVEGERVALPGPALTPYLVGLLVLLGMLGTLLGMVMTLRGTGAALESATDLHAIRASLAAPVKGLGFAFGTSIAGVSASAMLGLLSALCRRERLQAAQALDAKIATTLRVHSHAHQRDETFRLLQRQADMMPTLVDRLQTMMTTLEQQGIASAERQIAGQQAFLGKAEETYARLASSVGQSLKDSAAESARVAGSALQPVMETTMAALARETTALHDAVAQAVQRQLDGLSAGFDATATNVANVWRNALDEHQRSSDALAQRLHGSADRFVESFEQRSAGLLDGVSARLDATAGSVSAAWNDALSRQERANETLAERNRQALDAAAATFEQHSAALLRTVGQSHADLQKDLASRDELRLAAWTDSLATMAAKLGTEWEQTSVHAANRQQEICDALTQTSRDISAQAAAFEQHTAALLRTMSESHSNLQTTLESRDQQRLTTWTDSLATMAAKLGTEWEQTSAHAANRQQEICDALTQTARDISAQAAAFEQHTAALLRTMSESHSNLQTTLESRDQQRLTTWTDSLATMAAKLGTEWEQTSAHAANRQQEICDALAQTSRDISAQTQAHARDTIAEISRLVQAASEAPKAAAEVVAELRQKLSDSMVRDTAMLEERSRLLATLETLLDAVNHASTEQRTAVDALVATSADLLQRVGAQFTERIDAETGRLGAVAAQVTGSAVEVASLGEAFGAAVQSFGESNDTLVAHLQRIEAALDKSLARSDEQLAYYVAQAREIIDLSMLSQKQIIEDLQRVAGRQASVGAEAA
- a CDS encoding LysR substrate-binding domain-containing protein, giving the protein MRSRDEQLLAALTQRLKARHFVLLSSIHRHRTLRKVADEMNLSQPAITKALQELEEIVGAALFERTARGLVPTPAADMLVSRSAAFLADLRNLAGDLTAIEDGFHGVVRIGVIHFIAYGILTKAMDALRERGFNYRFAVRDGDTDTVVGMLRRHEIDCAIARLTHESAGEIEQEVLYVQQPVLLSSRGYRAPKGRGATIDAVAGAQWVLPPKATPTRRAFDEMLVRRGVVIGEPLVETTSVTVIEAVLAANDEAVTMLPRDLAEEVAHGGACRILPIDLDFALPAVCLVTRQDMAGDRTLDALKRAIRAAAA
- a CDS encoding M66 family metalloprotease, with product MTTTRITSRAALAASLSALLLAACGGDGSSDASNANGAAAPAAPATTNAPETAGNTPGVTPTPPSSSTSIGQISIDKLEFAQTHVVPSGGLSWALPNASTRLRLIGGRDALALVAIGQADAAQPVLQAWRNGAKLGALALNPPSALPPTESNGRAYAGDRWSAVVPAAWMVPSVSFSVSAANYTPSVAQAPVFGTDADVQLTILPFYLFGADDANSPPLSATQAPDAATQQEISAKWPTSDVKVRTHPAGRFSLATVVVGPRADRAGAAQPAYAVTALDQQKDGYGVMSAMLTLISSMRTANGDGALNDQYYAPLLALNSSGKFANLGGGLGGVGSGASVGDHRYTGIFIHEQGHAFGLGHAGDEYAKGAYPYAGGSLNGSAWGYDPNRREFLDVLVPATASSHAKCASSHQVDAQGRCYKQDPMQSGAGDQSSGYKFATFSDYNTGRMQAWIESRVLIDPASPSGYSKWDAAAQARAPYTPTTDGKGLYGVNQNLPVRTGVPVHTIIVSFSKAGSAGASYIYPPFTYTGNLIATFDPTSAADRQAITVDKGTYPWYCKGSGCDYTLRVTYADGSRAYRVLQGGFRAWWTPTVDNANAANPLSGSSLRVWAINVPGDQPIGKIELLDTPTVWNGMPANPTVLLSR
- a CDS encoding MFS transporter codes for the protein MASIRPVEKKAIAAAVIGTTLEWYDLFAYLYFSVTISKLFFPHSDPLVSLLATVGTFGGSYLVKPLGALVLSSYADRVSAKAALTLTVTLMGLGTAMIALTPTYSSIGGAATAVMVIARLVQGFSSGGEYGSGITFIVQRAPAADRGFYSSFQIAAQGLTSVFAGLTGVVISASLTSEQILHWGWRIPFFIGLAIIPVAVYMRRNVPEVNDKTIAPRHATPVREAIREHPALCVLSIGTFVLVSVSSYALAYYLPTYAVRTLGLPQTSAFAATILTGVVQAAFSPVFGRLSDRFGRLRVMRTGAILIALIVIPAFEFVVSHPGIASLLISQFVLGLLMTSYQAPMPALLCDLFPPSIRTVGVSIAHDFTAATFGGFTPFLITYLIASTGSKIAPGFYVCGAAVISLICITRVTKHARAAAARCA
- a CDS encoding MBL fold metallo-hydrolase translates to MKLWLLGTGTPTPSTSRMCSGYLVEAGGDYIVFDHGFGSHHRLLELGVPATRISHAFFSHHHYDHMGDYPRLLLTRWDQGAGRIPELKVYGPPPLRKITDRLFGDDGAFGPDLVSRTENQASIDVYRARGGEGARARPRPVVTELSPLATVTENEWTVQAVAVNHFAPHLVSYGYRIDHDGQSIVYSGDTGPCPALDRLAKDCDVLVHMCHYLSGTAPSRTFAAFTAGHLEVAQAARQANAKNLVISHVTEQFDKPGVRERVIVEMSRIYSGNIFFGSDRMEIPVSGPQASKLD
- a CDS encoding DUF2322 family protein; its protein translation is MIQPTRAFKDNLAQLPAIDGIERIDLVDAKGAVVASIENKPGKQGSLAVYHYLRETFGALDADAAEHGLAVFAEHTADARDRPGAHPNVDRLLAIAAGGEALRIDVVARA
- a CDS encoding DUF3348 domain-containing protein, with product MVQAPQHRALGGPALIRLLARLADADVPESRQSLSDRLSQWLAWTDAIALSSALGMSPPAAAAGARADGDGDRDNASGQCARVRASLAKAIARTGALAAGRDSVAPSAARDAAADAPADFTLFRHDYLSMQQAMEIDIGDLRGRLRQTMAARTPALARLAVLDATMERALAVRERSLLACVPKLLGAYFERLRRAEQQRLADAEANAAVNAAAATPGAWLDAFRKDMQSVLLTELEVRFQPVEGLLAALRAS
- a CDS encoding aldo/keto reductase; this encodes MEKRKLGAGGLEVSAMGFGCMGLSAAYGPAPGRQDAIGIVRAAFERGVTFFDTAEAYGPHTNETLVGEALAPFRREVVIATKFGFRDGELRARPDSRPARIRAVADAALTRLRTDYIDLFYQHRVDPDVPIEDLAGTVQDLIRQGKVRHFGLSEAGAQTIRRAHAVQPVAALQSEFSLWWREPETAILPTLDALGIGFVSFSPLGKGFLTGAITASTTFGRDDPRRASPRFAPGVRESNLGVVARLDQIARRKHATPAQIALAWLLAQRPWIVPIPGTSKLHRLDENVDAAAIELTPEDLREIERALAGVTVHGNRYSNERATLIDRH